From the Argopecten irradians isolate NY chromosome 13, Ai_NY, whole genome shotgun sequence genome, one window contains:
- the LOC138306126 gene encoding uncharacterized protein, which translates to MPVGDCLLLDDDKQSKSFRCPSNHVLVGREKQRPVCCKLRGVCLTDCFIPKILYSFKIGFEFEIKDGFALVGKYSYGSCGEDPSVFQIEICKLTKH; encoded by the exons ATGCCGGTCGGAGATTGTCTGTTGTTAG ATGATGACAAGCAATCAAAATCATTTAGATGTCCGTCCAACCACGTGTTAGTTGGCAGAGAGAAACAGCGACCAGTATGTTGTAAACTAAGAG GCGTGTGTCTCACAGACTGTTTCATTCCGAAAATTTTGTATTCTTTCAAAATTGGGTTTGAATTCGAAATCAAGGACGGATTTGCTTTGGTTGGCAAATACAGTTATGG ATCCTGTGGCGAAGATCCGAGTGTGTTCCAGATTGAGATTTGCAAACTTACAAAGCACTGA